From the genome of Sinanaerobacter sp. ZZT-01:
GTGCAGCCATTTTTTTTATAATAAAGAAAGAATTTCTTAATAATTCGTTGCTATAATAGGACAGGAAAAAAGGTATATAAGGTCATGAAAACAGGGTGTATTATAGTTTTTATAAGATCATTTGCTGTTGTAGCTGAAATAAGAGGGCAGGAAAATCAATTAAAATGAGTGATTGTAAAATGAAAGAAAATGAACAAAAGGCTGACTATGGAAAAATAAAATTAACCCAATTAATAGGAATATATTTTTTGGCAATAGTATGTGCCGCCTTTTTACGTGTAAAAGGAGGAGAATTTGCAGTATTATTATCAGGCATGGTGTTTTACATCCTTCCTTCTGCATGGATTTTTTGGAAACTGAAAAAAGAGCACATTTCCCTTCGGTTATGGACAGCCAGCATACAGGTAAAAGCGTTGGAAGATACCTTTTTTGTATGGCTTTTATTTATAGGTGTTTCCGCAGCAATTATATTGTTAGAGGCTTTGCTGTTTCAGAATGGTGAAATTGCGTATGCTGAGATAGAGTGGCAGAGAGTTCTTGTTTTGGCGGTGCTTGCTCCAATTGCAGAGGAATTTATTTGCAGGGGAATGATTCTTCAACGATTTTTGAAAAAATACTCTGTAAAAAAAGCAGTATGGTTGTCGGCTCTCTTGTTTTATGCAATTCATTTTAATATACTAAATGTGTTGACCATATTTGTGGGAGTCATGTTTGGCGTATTGATGATAAAGCATTGCAGTCTATATCTGACGATAGCGGTTCATTTTACTTGGAACCTGCTTTTACAGTTCAAGCCATGGATGCTAGAAACACTGCGTACTATGGATAAGAGGATTTGTATTTTGCTGATGCTTTTCTGCGTGCTGGCAGCGATTACGGGATTGGTAAAGTCAATACAGCTCTATCGATACACAACGGAGGAGTACTGTTGATTTTCTAAGAAATTATCTGATTTCTTAGGTGTTCAGGATCGAATCAATGAGCTTTGACAGCTCATACAGGTTCTTAAAGTTAGGAGTGGAATTTTGATTATTAGTGCAAGCAGAAGAACGGACATTCCTGCCTTTTATACAGATTGGTTTTTCAATCGGATAAAAGAAGGATACATACTCGTACGTAATCCGATGAATCCACACCAGATCAGTAAAATCGATGTATCTCCTGACGTAGTTGACTGTATCGTTTTTTGGACCAAAAACCCAATACCGATGTTGAGGAGACTGAAAGAATTGCAAGAGTACCAATATTATTTTCAGTTTACCTTGACGTCTTATGATAAAACAATAGAAAGGTATCTCACGACAAAAAAAGATTTAGTTGCGGCTTTTATCGCATTGTCGAAACAGATTGGGAGGCAGAGAGTCATTTGGCGATATGATCCAATTTTATTAAGTCACTTATATACAAAGGAATATCATTATAAATGGTTCGATAAACTGGCACAAAAACTATCGCCCTATACCGATAAATGTATCATAAGTTTTTTGGATCAATATAAAAATACGGAGAAAAATCTGCATGGGGTGCGGCTTTTTCCGATTACAAAAACGGATATAGAGGAGATGGCGGTTGAGTTCTCCCGCATCGCTTCACAATATGGACTGATTTTGGAAAGCTGTGCGGAACCATTTAACCTTGAAAAATATAATATATTTCCTTCCAGATGCATTGATGATCGACTTCTTTCACAAATTTGGGGAAAGAAGATCCGGATAGAAAAAGATCCAAATCAAAGAAAATCCTGCGGGTGTGTAAAAAGCATTGATATAGGGGCCTATAACACCTGTAAGCATGGATGCCGTTACTGCTATGCTAATTTTAGTGACAGTATAGTGAGAAAAAATATTTCCTTGCACAAAACGGATTCCCCTTTGTTATTCGGCGAATTAGGAGCAGAAGATAGAATAACGGATCGAAAGATGATTTCCTATATAGACAATCAAATGAATTTATCCAACTTTCTAGTATAAGAATGGTTTTACAGAGTAGCCCTTTGTCGAACCGTTCTTTTATTTTCAAAAAGAAGTCCATCGGTTTCGCTTAAGGAAAAAACTTGACAGAAAGCAGGGCAAGAGATAATATCATATAAATCACACTTGTTTAATATGAATAACGATTGTAAGTAGGTTATAAATATAAAAATAAGGTAAGAATATCAAAAAGAAAGGCTTTGATACAATGAGAGGAAAGAAGGAATAAAAATGACGCTTCAGCAAATGAAATATGCCATAGAAATAGCAGATAAAGGCTCTATTAACCTTGCGGCAAAGTCCTTGTTTATTTCACAGCCGAGCTTATCGGGGACGATTAAAGAATTAGAGGATGAAATCGGTATTGAAATTTTTATGCGCACAAATCGAGGCATTACGATTACGCCGGAGGGGAGTGAATTTTTAGGTTATGCCAGACAGGTAGTAGAGCAATACAAATTGATGGAAGAGCAGTATATTGAAAAGAAAGTCAGGAAAAAGTATTTCAGCGTTTCAACACAGCACTATTCCTTTGCGGTAAAAGCATTTGTAGAGATGGTGAAGCAGTTTGACATGGATGAATACGAATTTGCGGTACATGAAACCAAAACATACGATGTAATTGATGACGTAAAAAATTTTAAAAGTGACCTAGGGATTCTCTATTTAGATGCTTTTAATGAAAAGGTATTAAGAAAGTTGTTTCATGAAAATTCATTAGAGTTTGTCGAGCTGTTTTCATGCAGCACGTATGTATATATATGGAAAGGGCATCCCCTTGCGGGAAGAGAAGTGATTCGTATAGAGCAACTGCAAGAATATCCTTGCCTATCTTTTGAGCAGGGAAATAATAATTCCTTTTATTTTGCAGAGGAAGTATTAAGTACTTATGAATATAAACGAATTATTAAGGCCAATGACAGAGCAACGATGCTAAACTTAATGGTTGGATTAAACGGATATACCTTGTGCTCAGGAATCATCTGTGAGGAACTGAACGGCAGCAATTATCAGGCAGTTAAGCTGGATTCCGATGAAGTGATGCATATTGGATATATCAAGCATAAACGTCTTCCTTTGAGCGTGGAAGCCAAAAAATATTTGGAAGAGTTGGTTAAGTATCAAGAGTTGATATTATAAAAAAGCTTAAAATAGGAGATGAATTTATCAGCAGATACACAGGAAGAAGTGCATCTGCTTTTTTTTTTGTCAGGGAGTCTTTATATCTCTACTGTCTAATCCGCTTTTTTGGCAACACAGAACAGTTCATAGCTCCTGTTGGTATTTCTCAGCCACGCCAAGAAGGAATATTCATCATTAACTCCTGTAATTGCTGTGGATGAAAGTATTTTTTTATATAGCGACCAGTCTGTTTTAAGCCTACCCGGACCTTCCCAAAGAAATATCTTTTCTGGGACAAGCCCCGACTTTGATAAGAGAATTGGTAAGTTTTTTGTAGAATAATGGAAAAGGTGATCTCGTTCAGTATAAAGAGGAGAAGCGTTTCTCATCACTAGATTATAGAGACAATCCTGATTGGGAATAGAAAAAAAGATTTTTCCGTTCTCCTTTAAAATAGATGAAGCTTCAGTTAAAAACACTATTGGGTTTGCTATATGTTCCAGTACGTGCCAGAATGCGATATTGTCGAACCTCTTTTTGTTGTCGAATAGAGAAACATCCCACATGGAGTGGATGAAATCCAGCTGATATTTACTCTTGGCAAAAGCACAGGACTCTTTGGATGGTTCCATTCCTGTAACCTGTTTTCCCGTCAGCTGCATCAGATGTAGAAATTCACCGGTTCCACAGCCGATTTCAAGCAAGCTGTCGCCGGGATTACTGTAACTGTTTACAAAATGAGAGGAAAACAGATAATGATTGTACAAATCTTCCACACCTGTCTGCTCCTTCATCTTCGTCCAATTTTCATCATATATCACATCAATCATATCGTTGCCGTCCAGTAAATCAATTTTACTCTGAAAAACAAGATTGCAGTCCAAACATTTTACCAGTTCAAATCCATTCATAACATACAGCTGTTCTATGGTGCTGCCCCCGCAAATCGGACACTTCATTTTTACCCTCCCAATTAATCATAAAAATATGCTTTTACAGTATATGAGAACAATTTTATAAAAGATACTGGATAATACGATAAGTTAAAACTAGTTTATAAGTTCAACCTATAACAAGCTGTATGTTATAGGTATTAACACTGTGATAAATGCTTGGGGTATAATAAAAATCACGAAAAGCATAGAACATGCTGTTTAGAGACAATGAAGTTTAGCAGGAAGTTTTTTATATAAAAGATAGAGCAGAAAGGAGGAAGGCCATTGATTACGTTTCAGAATGTAAGTAAAACTTTTTACATCGGAGAGAAAAAAGTCGAAGCAGTAAAGGATGTAAATTTAACAATAGAGAAAGGCAGAATATGCGGGATAATCGGCTTTTCGGGAGCCGGGAAATCCACACTGGTGCGGTGTATCAATTTGCTGGAAAAACCAACAGCAGGAGAGGTATTTTTAGGAAAAACGGAATTAACCGCATTGACAGAAAGACAGTTGCGAAAAGAGCGAAAGAAAATAGGCATGATTTTTCAGCAGTTTCAGCTGTTTTCATCAAGGACAGTTCGTCAGAATGTTGCGTACCCTCTGAAATATCAGGGAATGACGCAAAAGGAGATAAACAAAAAAGTAGATTCCCTTCTTAAGCTTGTCGGATTAGAGGAGAAAGCCTCGATGTATCCTGCAGAGCTTTCCGGAGGGCAGAAGCAACGGGTGGCCATTGCAAGAGCACTTGCAAATGACCCGGAGATTCTTTTAAGCGATGAATCGACGAGTGCGCTGGACCCGCAGACGACAAAGTCGATTTTGAAGCTTTTAAAAAAGTTGAATGAGAGTCTTGGTATCACGATTGTTGTCATTACACACGAGATGGAGGTCGTAAAAGAAATCTGCGATAAAGTCGTTGTGATGGAAAATGGTGAAATTGTGGAAGAGGGAGATGTGTTTCAGATCTTCTCCAATCCGCAAAAACCGATCACAAAGGAATTTGTGGCAAGTACATCCAACCTGACAAAAATCGAAGAGCTGACCGAAAACAATGCTTTTATCAAAAAGTTGGGCAAGGATGAATGCATCTTGAAATTCAAATATTTACAGAGAAATACATCAGAAGCACTGGTATCACAGATTTCAAGGCAGTTCCAGCTTGATGTGAACATTATTTTCGGAAACGTCGAATTGATTGGAGACACACCGATCGGAGGCTTGGTTTCCATAGTAAAAGGAAAAGAAGAAGATATTGATGCAGCAATTCACTATTTAAAAGAAAAAAACGTAGGAGTGGAGGTGATTTTAGATGCAAGAGCTTCTTAACACATACTTTCCAAATGTAATGGCGAAGCTTCCTATCTTTTATAGAAGCATCGCAGAAACGATGCAGATGCTTCTTCAATCAGGATGGATGTCCTTTGTCATTGGACTCTTTTTAGGAATTCTGCTCACCGTGACGCAGAAGGGTGGGATTTTGCAGAATAAGGTGGTATTTCAGGTTCTTGATAAAGCCATTAACTTTTTTCGCTCCATTCCCTTTGTCATTTTACTGGCAGCCTTGATTCCTTTTACAAGATTGATTTCCGGTACGGCAATCGGGGTAGAGGGAGCGATTCTACCGCTCGTCTTTGGAACGGTTCCGTTTTTCGCAAGACAGATTGAATCGGTGCTTGCCGAATTGAGTCCCGGCTTGTTAGAAGCAGCAAAATCTATGGGAAACGGACCGATGCGCATTATTTTAAGCGTTTATTTAAAAGAAAGTATTCCCGGAATTGTCCGGGCGACCACCATCACAGCAATTAGCTTGATTGGGCTGACCGCGATGGCAGGAGCAATCGGAGCCGGCGGACTCGGGGATTTCGCAATTCGTTTCGGTTACCAGAGAAAACAGGCGGATGTTACGTATGCTACGGTCTTGGTACTGGTGCTTCTTGTCAGCGTAATCCAGATTGTAGGAAACCTGATTGCAAAGAAAAACACACACGAATGAGGAGGGCATTTTATGAGTCTGAGAACACGAAAAGTAGTAATTATAGGGGCCGGTCATGTAGGGTCACATGCAGGCTATGCGTTAGCGGCACAGGGACTTGCAGAGGAAATTGTATATATCGACGTAGATCAGAAAAAAGCAGAAGCACAGGCACTTGATATTGCTGATTCCGCCGTGTATCTTCCGCACCGTGTAGTCGTCACGGCAGGGACGTATGAAG
Proteins encoded in this window:
- a CDS encoding LysR family transcriptional regulator, whose amino-acid sequence is MTLQQMKYAIEIADKGSINLAAKSLFISQPSLSGTIKELEDEIGIEIFMRTNRGITITPEGSEFLGYARQVVEQYKLMEEQYIEKKVRKKYFSVSTQHYSFAVKAFVEMVKQFDMDEYEFAVHETKTYDVIDDVKNFKSDLGILYLDAFNEKVLRKLFHENSLEFVELFSCSTYVYIWKGHPLAGREVIRIEQLQEYPCLSFEQGNNNSFYFAEEVLSTYEYKRIIKANDRATMLNLMVGLNGYTLCSGIICEELNGSNYQAVKLDSDEVMHIGYIKHKRLPLSVEAKKYLEELVKYQELIL
- a CDS encoding class I SAM-dependent methyltransferase, translated to MKCPICGGSTIEQLYVMNGFELVKCLDCNLVFQSKIDLLDGNDMIDVIYDENWTKMKEQTGVEDLYNHYLFSSHFVNSYSNPGDSLLEIGCGTGEFLHLMQLTGKQVTGMEPSKESCAFAKSKYQLDFIHSMWDVSLFDNKKRFDNIAFWHVLEHIANPIVFLTEASSILKENGKIFFSIPNQDCLYNLVMRNASPLYTERDHLFHYSTKNLPILLSKSGLVPEKIFLWEGPGRLKTDWSLYKKILSSTAITGVNDEYSFLAWLRNTNRSYELFCVAKKAD
- a CDS encoding methionine ABC transporter ATP-binding protein, producing MITFQNVSKTFYIGEKKVEAVKDVNLTIEKGRICGIIGFSGAGKSTLVRCINLLEKPTAGEVFLGKTELTALTERQLRKERKKIGMIFQQFQLFSSRTVRQNVAYPLKYQGMTQKEINKKVDSLLKLVGLEEKASMYPAELSGGQKQRVAIARALANDPEILLSDESTSALDPQTTKSILKLLKKLNESLGITIVVITHEMEVVKEICDKVVVMENGEIVEEGDVFQIFSNPQKPITKEFVASTSNLTKIEELTENNAFIKKLGKDECILKFKYLQRNTSEALVSQISRQFQLDVNIIFGNVELIGDTPIGGLVSIVKGKEEDIDAAIHYLKEKNVGVEVILDARAS
- a CDS encoding CPBP family intramembrane glutamic endopeptidase gives rise to the protein MSDCKMKENEQKADYGKIKLTQLIGIYFLAIVCAAFLRVKGGEFAVLLSGMVFYILPSAWIFWKLKKEHISLRLWTASIQVKALEDTFFVWLLFIGVSAAIILLEALLFQNGEIAYAEIEWQRVLVLAVLAPIAEEFICRGMILQRFLKKYSVKKAVWLSALLFYAIHFNILNVLTIFVGVMFGVLMIKHCSLYLTIAVHFTWNLLLQFKPWMLETLRTMDKRICILLMLFCVLAAITGLVKSIQLYRYTTEEYC
- a CDS encoding DUF1848 domain-containing protein; amino-acid sequence: MIISASRRTDIPAFYTDWFFNRIKEGYILVRNPMNPHQISKIDVSPDVVDCIVFWTKNPIPMLRRLKELQEYQYYFQFTLTSYDKTIERYLTTKKDLVAAFIALSKQIGRQRVIWRYDPILLSHLYTKEYHYKWFDKLAQKLSPYTDKCIISFLDQYKNTEKNLHGVRLFPITKTDIEEMAVEFSRIASQYGLILESCAEPFNLEKYNIFPSRCIDDRLLSQIWGKKIRIEKDPNQRKSCGCVKSIDIGAYNTCKHGCRYCYANFSDSIVRKNISLHKTDSPLLFGELGAEDRITDRKMISYIDNQMNLSNFLV
- a CDS encoding methionine ABC transporter permease, encoding MQELLNTYFPNVMAKLPIFYRSIAETMQMLLQSGWMSFVIGLFLGILLTVTQKGGILQNKVVFQVLDKAINFFRSIPFVILLAALIPFTRLISGTAIGVEGAILPLVFGTVPFFARQIESVLAELSPGLLEAAKSMGNGPMRIILSVYLKESIPGIVRATTITAISLIGLTAMAGAIGAGGLGDFAIRFGYQRKQADVTYATVLVLVLLVSVIQIVGNLIAKKNTHE